From Spirosoma aerolatum, one genomic window encodes:
- a CDS encoding M12 family metallopeptidase, whose product MKNKLSYSLFYTLTVLSISCSPEATEHDLQSVKPTSAITRPEEAFPNQRGSIQTTKLNGKTVTYQLFGDQAVFENDILLSEHDLRQADDLQIEGTGRTKASSRWPNKIVYYSISPSLPNPSRVLAAIAHWEANTPIRFVERTTQRGYVLFQTGSGCSANVGYVGSVQYINLASSCTTGNTIHEIGHTVGLWHEHSRADRDTYVNINTSNIITGYETDFQTYVQRGTDGFDSEGGLDFGSIMMYGSYDFSKNGLPTITKKDGSTFTSQRNGLSQIDIQTVNLMYPTPN is encoded by the coding sequence ATGAAAAACAAACTATCCTATTCACTTTTTTACACACTAACCGTACTTTCAATCAGTTGTTCGCCAGAAGCTACCGAACACGACTTACAGAGCGTAAAGCCGACTTCTGCTATTACACGCCCCGAAGAAGCTTTCCCCAATCAGCGGGGATCCATTCAGACCACCAAACTCAACGGAAAAACCGTGACTTATCAGTTGTTTGGTGATCAGGCTGTATTCGAGAACGACATTCTTTTGTCGGAACATGATTTACGCCAGGCTGATGATTTACAGATAGAAGGAACTGGCCGAACAAAAGCGTCTTCGCGCTGGCCCAATAAAATTGTCTATTATTCCATCAGTCCTTCCCTACCCAATCCGTCGCGCGTGCTGGCCGCTATTGCTCATTGGGAAGCCAATACGCCCATTCGATTTGTTGAACGAACTACACAGCGAGGATATGTACTGTTTCAAACGGGCTCAGGATGCTCAGCGAATGTTGGGTACGTGGGTAGCGTTCAGTACATAAACCTGGCTAGCTCCTGCACCACTGGCAACACAATTCATGAAATAGGCCACACCGTTGGCCTCTGGCACGAACATAGCCGCGCTGACCGTGATACGTATGTAAACATCAACACAAGCAATATTATTACGGGCTACGAGACCGATTTTCAGACCTACGTACAACGAGGCACAGATGGCTTCGATTCGGAAGGAGGCCTTGATTTTGGGTCAATTATGATGTATGGCTCATACGATTTCTCCAAAAACGGACTGCCTACAATTACTAAAAAAGACGGGTCAACATTTACCAGCCAGCGGAATGGCCTGTCGCAAATTGATATTCAAACTGTGAACTTAATGTATCCTACTCCTAACTGA
- the priA gene encoding replication restart helicase PriA, which translates to MENQLNTLFSSFESEEITFFADLILPIPVPKLFTYRVPRGMADILKIGARVIVPFGKKNSRVLTAVVAKLHNSPPTAYQARYISEVLDEYPLVTGYQLELFRWMAEYYMCCIGDVMNVALPSGLKISSQSKVQFNPDFDYPELLTEFEEVLLTELKKHPALSYEELGRLAGESTNVPALIKSLVGKKAVIVFEEVREKYIPKMVRKIRLHQNYEEREQLLALIQQLDKLPKQQEVVMRYLRHVPMQRDPSLNQKGLDKTILNQDDELSQSSLSTLVKNGVFETFEVIQPRFSDNLAPQVEIRLTDAQQAAANQIMQQFAHQNIVLFHGITGSGKTEIYIDLIQQALLGGSQVLYLLPEIALTAQIVVRLQRVFGDKMGIYHSKFSDNERVEVWKGVVSGQYQFVVGVRSSVFLPFDNLGLIIVDEEHETSYKQHDPAPRYHARDVAIMLAHWQQAKVLLGSATPSLETYFQAKQGRYGLVELFQRFGDATLPNIVLVNTQQEKRQKTMKNEFSSALLGALEMNLERKEQSILFQNRRGYSPYMQCEDCDWTAECQNCAVSLTYHQRDAELRCHYCGHKEAVPRTCPSCGSTKVRTIGFGTEKLEDQLQIIFPSSRVLRMDLDTTRAKNAYQQIIQEFEGGQVDILVGTQMITKGLDFDNVSLVGIFDADRLIHFPDFRATERAFQMLTQVSGRAGRRAGRQGTVLIQTNNPQQPILQKIITNDYKGLYDEEIQERQDFNYPPFSRLIKLTIRHTDKLISHQAAERLAAELTDVLGSSRVLGPEEPLVERIRNQFLFDILIKIERDKVNIKAVKTYIQDRINDILTDKGLRQVSIVADVDCL; encoded by the coding sequence GTGGAAAATCAGCTCAATACGTTATTTTCGTCGTTTGAAAGTGAAGAAATCACCTTCTTCGCCGACTTAATTCTGCCAATTCCGGTCCCAAAATTGTTTACCTATCGGGTTCCTCGAGGAATGGCCGACATTCTCAAAATTGGTGCCAGAGTGATTGTTCCATTTGGCAAGAAAAATAGCCGGGTGCTCACGGCTGTGGTGGCCAAACTACACAATTCACCACCTACGGCCTATCAGGCACGTTACATTAGTGAAGTGCTGGATGAGTATCCCTTAGTGACTGGCTATCAATTGGAATTATTTCGATGGATGGCCGAATACTACATGTGCTGCATCGGTGACGTCATGAATGTAGCCCTACCGTCGGGTCTTAAAATATCGAGTCAATCGAAGGTGCAGTTCAATCCTGATTTCGATTACCCTGAGCTACTGACCGAATTTGAGGAGGTGTTGCTGACCGAACTCAAAAAGCATCCCGCTCTTTCGTATGAAGAATTAGGACGTCTGGCTGGGGAGAGCACCAACGTACCTGCCCTGATCAAATCGCTGGTTGGTAAGAAAGCCGTTATCGTTTTCGAAGAAGTTCGGGAGAAATACATCCCAAAAATGGTTCGAAAAATCAGGTTGCATCAGAACTATGAAGAGCGGGAACAATTGTTGGCCCTGATTCAGCAGCTCGATAAACTGCCTAAACAGCAGGAAGTGGTGATGCGCTACCTGCGGCATGTTCCCATGCAACGCGACCCGTCTCTGAATCAGAAAGGGCTGGATAAAACGATTCTTAATCAGGACGACGAGCTTTCACAATCCTCCCTGTCGACGCTGGTCAAAAATGGCGTTTTCGAAACCTTTGAGGTTATCCAGCCCCGCTTTTCGGACAACCTGGCCCCACAGGTAGAAATTCGGTTGACCGATGCCCAACAGGCAGCGGCAAACCAGATCATGCAGCAGTTTGCTCACCAGAATATTGTCCTGTTTCATGGGATTACAGGGAGTGGTAAAACCGAAATTTATATCGATCTTATTCAACAGGCACTGCTGGGGGGCTCGCAGGTGCTTTATCTACTACCCGAAATTGCCCTGACCGCCCAGATTGTGGTGCGGCTCCAGCGAGTCTTTGGCGATAAAATGGGGATTTACCATTCCAAGTTTTCGGACAATGAACGTGTTGAGGTCTGGAAAGGTGTTGTATCAGGGCAGTATCAGTTCGTGGTTGGTGTACGGTCGTCGGTGTTTCTCCCGTTCGATAACCTGGGGCTGATTATTGTCGATGAGGAACATGAAACGAGTTATAAGCAGCACGACCCCGCTCCTCGTTATCATGCCCGCGACGTAGCGATTATGCTGGCGCATTGGCAACAGGCTAAAGTACTACTGGGATCGGCTACGCCCTCCCTCGAAACCTATTTTCAGGCCAAACAAGGCCGGTATGGACTTGTTGAACTATTCCAGCGATTTGGCGATGCTACGTTGCCCAACATTGTACTGGTAAACACCCAGCAGGAAAAACGGCAAAAGACGATGAAGAACGAATTTTCGTCGGCCCTGCTTGGAGCTCTGGAGATGAACCTGGAGCGAAAAGAGCAAAGCATTTTGTTCCAGAATCGACGCGGCTATTCGCCCTATATGCAATGTGAAGATTGCGACTGGACAGCCGAATGCCAGAACTGTGCCGTTAGCCTGACCTATCACCAGCGCGATGCCGAGCTGCGCTGTCATTACTGCGGCCATAAGGAAGCGGTACCACGTACCTGCCCTAGCTGCGGCTCTACCAAAGTCCGGACCATTGGGTTCGGAACAGAAAAACTGGAAGATCAGCTTCAGATTATTTTTCCGTCGTCGCGGGTGTTACGAATGGATCTGGATACGACTCGCGCTAAAAACGCTTACCAGCAAATTATCCAGGAATTTGAAGGTGGCCAAGTCGATATTCTGGTGGGTACGCAAATGATCACCAAAGGGCTCGACTTCGATAATGTGAGCCTGGTCGGTATTTTCGATGCCGACCGCCTGATTCACTTCCCGGATTTTCGGGCTACCGAACGGGCTTTCCAGATGCTCACGCAGGTAAGTGGTCGGGCCGGTCGACGGGCCGGTCGGCAGGGAACGGTACTTATTCAAACGAATAATCCTCAACAGCCGATCCTGCAAAAGATCATTACCAATGATTATAAGGGCTTGTACGACGAAGAAATTCAGGAGCGGCAGGATTTCAACTATCCGCCTTTCTCCCGGCTCATTAAGCTGACCATCCGGCATACGGATAAACTCATCAGCCATCAGGCTGCCGAACGACTGGCCGCCGAATTAACGGATGTGCTGGGCAGTAGTCGCGTGCTGGGTCCCGAAGAACCTCTGGTTGAACGGATTCGTAACCAGTTTCTGTTCGACATTCTGATTAAAATTGAGCGGGATAAGGTCAACATCAAAGCGGTTAAAACCTACATTCAGGATCGGATCAACGACATTCTGACCGACAAAGGGTTGCGTCAGGTAAGCATCGTGGCCGATGTGGATTGTTTGTAA
- a CDS encoding 3-keto-disaccharide hydrolase, whose product MPYGILIALFLLSGTFVSSDASLSRPPQPTQLTANAGWRPLFNGKDLTDWKHVGKGSMLVEKGLIHGKGGMGLLYYTKEKFGNCTLRVVYKMQKENSNAGVFIRIPVEPREEWMPVHYGYEVQIDNHPETSDEDEYHVTGTLYSLTKPLAKPGKPGPQWNTMDITLDGPRTIVYVNGVKVTDYREGGPVPPRKFDFEPYRGIRPNSGYIGLQNHGEHDIVYFKEVSVKPLH is encoded by the coding sequence ATGCCTTACGGAATTCTGATTGCCCTCTTTCTGCTAAGCGGCACCTTCGTTTCTTCAGATGCTTCTCTTTCCAGGCCCCCACAACCAACTCAGCTTACGGCTAATGCAGGCTGGCGACCTTTATTTAACGGAAAAGATCTGACAGATTGGAAACACGTTGGGAAAGGAAGTATGCTGGTCGAAAAGGGATTAATTCACGGAAAAGGCGGTATGGGATTGCTCTATTACACGAAAGAAAAATTCGGCAATTGTACCTTACGTGTGGTCTATAAAATGCAGAAAGAGAACAGCAATGCTGGCGTTTTCATCCGAATTCCCGTTGAGCCACGGGAAGAATGGATGCCCGTGCATTATGGCTACGAAGTGCAGATTGACAACCATCCCGAAACCTCTGACGAAGACGAATACCACGTAACAGGCACCCTTTATTCGCTCACCAAGCCCCTTGCAAAGCCTGGCAAACCTGGTCCGCAGTGGAATACGATGGATATCACGCTGGATGGTCCCCGCACAATCGTTTATGTAAATGGGGTAAAAGTAACCGATTACCGGGAGGGCGGGCCAGTGCCTCCCCGTAAATTTGACTTTGAGCCTTATCGGGGTATCCGACCCAATTCGGGGTACATAGGCCTACAAAATCATGGTGAGCACGACATCGTTTATTTCAAAGAAGTATCCGTAAAGCCACTTCACTAA
- a CDS encoding sugar phosphate isomerase/epimerase family protein has product MSKQMTLDDVLVYCAELGFDAVDPTAYYFPGYPTPPNDAYVYQIKQKAFRLGLDISGTGVRNDFTLPDATRRKAEVDLVTKWTDVAARLGAPVVRIFAGLGKELPASYNREEVTGWVVDSIRACTDYAASRGVMIVLQNHADFIQTADHILDIVRKVNSDWLAVNLDIGSFKVGDPYAQIARVAPYAATWQLKENLFVDGQEVPTDLARVVRIVRESGYRGYLPIETLGKGDPKVKVAAFFDKVKKALTTNG; this is encoded by the coding sequence ATGAGTAAACAGATGACGCTTGACGACGTGCTAGTCTACTGTGCAGAACTGGGCTTTGATGCCGTTGACCCAACCGCTTATTACTTTCCAGGCTACCCAACCCCTCCCAATGATGCCTATGTGTATCAGATCAAGCAAAAAGCCTTTCGACTGGGGCTCGACATTAGCGGAACGGGTGTACGAAATGATTTTACCTTACCCGACGCTACCCGCCGAAAAGCCGAAGTGGATCTGGTGACGAAATGGACCGATGTGGCCGCGCGTCTGGGGGCTCCTGTTGTACGGATTTTTGCAGGCCTGGGAAAAGAATTACCTGCCAGCTACAATCGGGAAGAGGTAACCGGATGGGTAGTCGATTCAATTCGTGCTTGTACCGACTATGCGGCCAGCCGGGGTGTAATGATCGTATTACAAAACCACGCTGATTTTATACAAACGGCCGATCATATATTGGACATCGTTCGTAAGGTCAACTCCGATTGGCTGGCGGTTAATCTGGACATTGGAAGTTTTAAAGTGGGCGATCCTTATGCACAAATCGCTCGTGTGGCACCGTATGCGGCAACATGGCAACTCAAAGAAAATCTGTTTGTTGATGGGCAAGAAGTTCCTACCGATCTGGCACGTGTTGTACGCATCGTGCGCGAGTCGGGGTATCGGGGCTATTTGCCCATCGAAACACTTGGAAAAGGAGATCCGAAAGTAAAAGTAGCGGCTTTTTTCGACAAGGTTAAAAAGGCATTAACAACGAACGGCTAA
- a CDS encoding SdrD B-like domain-containing protein, translating to MKLVYTLLFNRYGRWLVVCFLFFSSTITTQAQVKGVVFRDFDLNGVRSDTLPIEVGLSGVVVLAFVDQSKTPVSTTTASDGSYAFNSSDVPAGLPVRVEFRNFASGDYNGPYGAGSGTSVQFTKAPAEHINLGVNYPADYCQSSGLKLVTPCYVNGNSQITTDKDGNPVPDDKQAAHGDALVSFAYESSGVAGPGNFMPTHLASAGEVGAIWALAYQRRNKTVFSAAVVKRHASFGPAGPGGIYKTDIVAGTTTTFMSVSSVGIDVGEDPHQDPLANLFGDKTQTSADPSSMTAMGRMSFGGMDMSEDDKTLYFVNLKDRKVYGLLVGSPAVAPTSAAAVKSWDIPNPGCSNGDFRPWALKVYHGAVYIGVICSAETSQLQSDLKATIYRFDPNAATPVFTEVLSFPLDFRRGSADLTGTCIQYDHWLPWTENWPAACGIGPDPKFVMYPQPILSDLAFDDDGSMLIGFLDRFGHLAGVANHDPSGNGLYDGFTGGDLLRAYNDNGTFRLEQNGKAGNLTGSGVGNNEGPDGGEFYGKDRWMFFGNVAHAEITNGALTKVPGYDDVITSAFDPITDVYQSGGLKAFNVKTGAENRNYVLYTINPGSFGKASGLGDNQPLCDPAPVEIGNRLWFDDNRDGIQDAYEPGIDGIVLTLHDMQAGGAQIASQKTHDGGQFYFNSTTVPGGLQFGHSYEIRMDTTQLPLLDITLAGTKPIIPAGSGGRLAARGARLSAPTSQRYYSLSPANRGNFTDAYLRDSDASLVGGSAVIAVTTLDAGQNDFTNDLSIYSCPQLKNEKDTIAVCTGVPIDSIAAVGNYFSRVDSVRFVLFTSPQSGTAMYGNTGTVLGTVKPDANNRAVLYSPSINTTNTTADISRQYVYAIIYPTPENPACRQEGETVIEITPALSVTAAGGKLTCSVKSVTLTAQAIFSNGSAAPNVIYSWAGPNSFTSAVQNPVVSEAGTYTVTISSTDCPNAFTTATAVVTADTTKPVLEAYGAALACKGCTAILFADAPGATLFWTGPNSFTSTEAEPEVTLAGDYTVVATGVNGCKIDLSVEVQPVTDDPCPPLSITATEGKLTCSVLSVTLSAQASLQDATVPPNLVYNWTGPASFTSSSQNPGVSVPGNYTVIAYTLDCPDIITSTTVVVTADTTKPVLEAYGAAIPCKGCSATLYANAPGATLLWSGPNGFTSTEAEPEVTVPGDYTVVATGTNGCKIDLTVEVSPPDGDDPCTGREPKCLPILVRRLK from the coding sequence ATGAAGCTTGTCTACACACTACTATTCAACCGGTATGGGCGATGGTTAGTTGTTTGTTTTCTCTTTTTTAGCAGTACAATTACTACGCAGGCTCAGGTAAAAGGAGTTGTATTCCGAGACTTTGATTTGAATGGTGTTCGATCCGATACCCTGCCTATTGAAGTGGGGCTATCAGGCGTTGTCGTACTGGCTTTTGTCGATCAAAGTAAAACACCCGTATCGACAACTACGGCATCCGACGGTTCGTACGCATTTAATAGTAGTGATGTACCGGCTGGCTTACCCGTTCGGGTTGAATTCAGGAATTTTGCTTCGGGCGATTATAATGGGCCCTATGGAGCTGGTAGTGGTACCAGTGTTCAATTTACGAAAGCTCCGGCAGAACATATTAATCTTGGTGTTAACTATCCCGCCGACTATTGTCAGTCGAGCGGCTTAAAATTAGTAACCCCCTGTTACGTAAATGGAAATTCACAAATAACCACCGATAAGGATGGCAATCCAGTACCAGACGATAAGCAGGCGGCTCATGGCGACGCATTAGTAAGCTTTGCCTATGAATCCTCTGGTGTGGCCGGACCGGGTAATTTTATGCCTACCCACCTGGCATCGGCTGGCGAAGTAGGAGCGATCTGGGCGCTTGCCTACCAGCGACGGAATAAAACTGTTTTTAGCGCTGCGGTTGTCAAGCGACATGCAAGCTTTGGTCCGGCAGGCCCAGGCGGGATTTATAAAACAGACATCGTTGCGGGTACGACCACAACATTTATGTCGGTGAGCTCTGTGGGTATCGATGTGGGTGAGGACCCCCATCAGGATCCGTTAGCGAATCTGTTTGGCGATAAAACCCAGACCAGTGCCGACCCTAGTTCGATGACGGCTATGGGCCGTATGAGTTTTGGTGGCATGGATATGTCAGAGGACGACAAGACGCTCTATTTTGTTAACCTTAAAGATCGGAAAGTCTATGGCTTGTTGGTTGGGTCGCCAGCGGTAGCTCCTACGTCGGCAGCCGCCGTTAAGTCATGGGATATTCCGAACCCGGGTTGTTCAAATGGTGATTTTCGCCCCTGGGCCCTGAAAGTATACCATGGAGCGGTGTATATCGGAGTCATTTGTTCAGCCGAAACGTCGCAGTTGCAAAGTGATTTGAAAGCGACGATTTATCGTTTTGATCCCAATGCGGCTACGCCGGTATTTACAGAAGTTCTTTCATTTCCACTTGATTTTCGCCGTGGTTCGGCCGACTTGACGGGCACCTGTATTCAGTACGATCACTGGCTTCCCTGGACTGAAAACTGGCCTGCTGCCTGTGGTATCGGCCCTGACCCTAAATTTGTCATGTATCCACAGCCGATTTTATCGGATCTGGCCTTTGACGACGATGGCTCCATGCTGATTGGTTTTCTGGATCGTTTCGGCCATCTCGCTGGTGTGGCTAACCATGACCCCAGCGGTAATGGCTTATATGATGGATTTACGGGTGGCGATCTGCTACGGGCGTATAACGACAATGGCACATTCAGGCTGGAGCAGAACGGGAAAGCCGGTAATCTGACCGGTTCAGGCGTTGGTAATAATGAAGGGCCTGATGGTGGCGAGTTTTACGGAAAAGATCGCTGGATGTTTTTTGGCAATGTAGCTCATGCAGAAATCACAAACGGTGCCTTAACCAAAGTGCCGGGTTATGATGATGTTATAACATCAGCGTTTGACCCCATTACTGATGTGTATCAATCGGGGGGCTTGAAAGCCTTTAATGTCAAAACAGGAGCCGAAAATCGGAATTATGTTTTATACACAATTAATCCTGGCTCATTCGGAAAAGCATCAGGATTAGGCGATAATCAGCCGCTTTGCGACCCGGCTCCTGTCGAAATTGGGAACCGGTTGTGGTTCGATGATAACCGCGATGGTATTCAGGACGCCTATGAACCCGGTATCGACGGCATTGTACTAACCCTGCACGACATGCAGGCAGGTGGGGCCCAGATTGCTTCTCAGAAAACCCACGATGGCGGTCAGTTTTATTTTAATAGTACCACAGTACCTGGCGGACTCCAGTTTGGACATAGCTATGAGATTCGGATGGATACGACTCAGTTACCGCTGCTTGACATAACACTGGCCGGTACCAAACCGATAATCCCAGCCGGTTCGGGTGGACGCCTGGCTGCACGTGGTGCCCGGCTGTCGGCGCCGACCTCACAACGCTACTACTCACTGTCGCCAGCCAATCGTGGCAACTTTACGGATGCTTATCTCCGGGATTCTGATGCGAGTCTGGTTGGTGGTTCGGCCGTAATTGCCGTAACGACGCTTGATGCCGGGCAGAATGACTTTACCAATGATTTATCAATTTATTCCTGTCCGCAGTTAAAAAATGAAAAAGACACCATTGCTGTCTGTACAGGAGTACCTATTGATTCCATCGCTGCGGTTGGCAACTATTTCAGCCGTGTTGATTCGGTTCGCTTTGTTCTGTTTACGAGCCCTCAATCAGGAACGGCTATGTATGGCAACACGGGTACTGTGCTGGGAACGGTAAAGCCCGATGCGAATAATCGGGCGGTATTGTATAGCCCAAGTATAAATACGACCAATACTACAGCCGACATATCCCGACAGTACGTTTATGCGATCATCTATCCGACGCCTGAAAATCCAGCATGTCGACAAGAAGGCGAAACCGTTATCGAAATCACGCCAGCATTATCCGTAACGGCCGCCGGGGGCAAGCTGACCTGCTCTGTCAAATCAGTAACGCTAACTGCACAGGCTATTTTTAGCAATGGATCGGCTGCTCCCAATGTAATCTATTCATGGGCAGGCCCCAATAGCTTTACCAGTGCGGTTCAGAATCCTGTTGTATCGGAAGCCGGGACATACACAGTAACAATCAGTAGCACCGATTGCCCTAATGCCTTTACAACAGCTACTGCCGTAGTGACGGCTGATACCACCAAGCCAGTTCTGGAAGCTTATGGAGCGGCACTGGCCTGTAAAGGTTGCACGGCGATCTTGTTTGCAGATGCCCCCGGAGCTACTTTATTCTGGACAGGCCCTAACTCATTCACCAGCACCGAAGCTGAGCCTGAAGTAACGCTGGCAGGTGATTATACCGTCGTGGCTACGGGTGTAAATGGCTGTAAGATCGACCTTTCCGTTGAAGTTCAGCCGGTTACCGACGATCCATGCCCACCTCTATCAATCACCGCTACAGAAGGTAAATTGACCTGCTCAGTTCTATCAGTAACCCTTTCGGCACAGGCCAGTTTACAGGATGCAACAGTTCCGCCAAATCTGGTTTATAACTGGACTGGACCAGCTAGCTTTACCAGTTCCAGTCAGAATCCAGGTGTATCGGTACCCGGCAATTACACCGTAATCGCTTACACACTTGATTGCCCCGATATTATTACATCGACCACGGTGGTTGTGACGGCCGATACCACCAAGCCGGTTCTGGAAGCGTATGGGGCGGCTATCCCCTGCAAAGGCTGTAGTGCTACGCTGTATGCCAATGCGCCGGGAGCTACTTTACTCTGGAGTGGGCCTAATGGATTTACCAGCACCGAAGCCGAGCCCGAAGTGACTGTACCCGGCGATTATACCGTTGTTGCTACGGGAACCAATGGCTGTAAAATTGATCTTACGGTTGAAGTGTCACCACCGGACGGCGACGACCCCTGTACGGGGCGGGAACCCAAATGCTTGCCGATACTGGTGCGCCGACTCAAATAA
- a CDS encoding response regulator, whose product MTTQNQPFDVLVVDDDPSIYDLLHMVGQREFSEATFRSAATPQDAINTIDEQFPHLVLLDIDFHQEKDGIDWLPMLQARFQKKVPVVIFSQSDSQQHIQQAYQAGAVAYTQKPDELRGWKDYVAAMKKFWYETATIPQ is encoded by the coding sequence ATGACAACACAGAATCAACCGTTTGATGTTTTAGTAGTGGACGACGATCCATCTATTTATGACCTGTTGCATATGGTAGGGCAACGGGAATTTTCTGAAGCTACATTTAGAAGTGCTGCTACCCCTCAGGATGCGATCAATACGATCGATGAGCAATTTCCTCATCTGGTCTTATTAGATATCGATTTTCATCAGGAAAAGGATGGAATCGATTGGCTGCCCATGTTGCAGGCTCGCTTTCAGAAAAAAGTCCCTGTCGTTATTTTTTCGCAGTCCGATAGCCAGCAGCATATCCAGCAAGCCTATCAGGCTGGTGCGGTTGCCTATACGCAGAAGCCCGATGAGTTGAGAGGATGGAAAGACTATGTAGCAGCTATGAAAAAATTCTGGTACGAAACGGCCACTATTCCTCAATAG
- a CDS encoding YpdA family putative bacillithiol disulfide reductase, with translation MQLFDVIIVGGGPCGLAAGIEATKAGLSHLILEKGSLTESIRQYPRRMRFFSTAENIEIGGLPFSISDVKASRNEALQYYRKAAAYYKLNFNVFQEVWDVRKQDDLFTVTTTTGQQYQARKVIMATGYFTRPRWLNIPGENLPHVSHYYDEPFKYSFTKVVIIGASNSAVEAALELYRHDVDVTVVHRGEDFRSTVKYWLVPDVKNRVKEGKIKTVFSCCVTQIDEHSVTVNDLKTSEEIRLPADFVFILTGYIPDADLLTRCGIELNPETQVPVYNKETFETNIPGLYVCGTVLAGIYTEKVFIENGREHAQAIIDHIMGREVHKVAALIQRI, from the coding sequence ATGCAATTGTTCGACGTCATTATTGTTGGCGGAGGTCCTTGTGGACTGGCAGCTGGTATCGAAGCAACCAAAGCGGGGTTGAGCCATTTAATTCTGGAGAAGGGAAGTCTTACGGAGTCGATTCGGCAGTACCCGCGCCGGATGCGCTTTTTCTCGACTGCCGAAAATATTGAAATTGGCGGTCTTCCATTCTCTATTTCGGACGTAAAAGCAAGTCGTAACGAAGCCTTACAGTATTACCGAAAAGCGGCTGCCTATTACAAACTGAATTTTAACGTATTTCAGGAGGTTTGGGATGTTAGGAAACAGGACGACCTGTTTACGGTTACAACAACGACTGGACAACAGTATCAGGCTCGTAAGGTGATCATGGCTACAGGCTATTTCACCCGTCCGCGCTGGCTCAACATTCCGGGCGAAAATCTGCCGCACGTATCGCATTACTACGACGAGCCCTTCAAATATTCGTTCACAAAAGTGGTCATCATCGGTGCGTCGAATTCGGCCGTTGAAGCCGCTCTGGAATTATACCGGCATGATGTTGATGTAACAGTAGTACATCGTGGCGAAGATTTTCGCAGCACAGTGAAATACTGGCTGGTTCCCGATGTAAAGAATCGGGTCAAAGAAGGGAAGATCAAGACGGTATTTAGCTGCTGTGTCACCCAAATCGACGAGCATTCGGTTACCGTCAACGATCTGAAAACCAGTGAGGAAATTCGCTTACCGGCCGATTTCGTGTTTATCCTGACTGGATACATCCCGGATGCTGACCTGCTGACTCGCTGCGGTATCGAGCTTAACCCCGAAACGCAGGTGCCTGTTTATAATAAGGAAACCTTTGAAACCAATATTCCCGGCTTGTATGTATGTGGTACGGTGCTGGCTGGTATCTATACCGAAAAGGTATTCATCGAAAACGGGCGAGAACATGCTCAGGCTATTATTGACCACATCATGGGCCGGGAGGTCCATAAAGTGGCAGCGCTTATTCAACGTATTTAA